DNA sequence from the Streptomyces sp. CA-210063 genome:
AGAAACGCGGAGCGCAGGCCGGGTAGTTCGACCTCCGAGGCGCTGGGCCGAAGCGCGGCGGAACCGCACTGCCGGCACCCGGCCCTCCCTCAAGGTGGACCTGCGTGCTTAAGCTGGCCCCATGGCTGACCAGACCCCGCCCCTCGGGACCGCCCCAGAGATTCCTGCCGCCCTGACAGCCGCGCCCGGCTACCAGGTCCGGCGTCTCTACCAGGCGTATCTGGCCGTGTGGGCACAAGAGGTGGACTCGGTACTGACGGGTCCCCAGTTCGCGGTACTGCAGACAGTGGAAGCCAATCCTGGCCGGGACCAGCGTTCGATGGCTGCCGCCGTCGCCCTGGACACGTCCACCATGGCCGATGTGGCTCGCAGGCTGGAGAACCGTGGTCTGCTCGCCCGTCGCACCGCGGCCTCCGACGGCCGCCGCAAATTGCTCTACCTCACCGACGCCGGCCAGGAAGCCCTCCGTGAGGCCAAGCACCGTGCGCGGACACTCGACAAGCTTCTCCTGGAATCGTTCGACGAGGGGGAACGCGAACGGTTCGTCGCCACACTGCAGATGCTCGCCGACCGCTGGGAAGGGTTGGCGGAAGAGGCGTAGCCCCAGCAGGCGTGCAGGTCCGGAGACGCTTGTGACCGGGTACACGTCACGGAGGTGCCGCGTAGAACGCCGGCGAGCGTCAGGCGTTGCTCGGCGGCGAGGTCGACGGCCGGCAAGGACGGGGCCGCGACCACCGCCTGCGCGGGACCGGCGTCACGGACCTGGGAAAGCTGGCCGACGAACGCTTCCTCGAATGCGGTCCGGACACGGGACTGCGCGTGCAGGTGGACGCCGCGTTCGACCGAGCGCGAGCACGCCGCCGGGGCGTCTGCGCGTTGCGTAGCGCGGGAGATCTCGCCAAGCTGGCGTTCGAGGGCATCGGGGTGACCGTCGTGCCCCGGCCGGTGGCCGACGCCGTCGTCCCCGCCGACCACGCCGACTGCGTCCTGCGCCTCGACGACCCCCAGGCACTCCAGCCCCTGGCCCTCGCCCACCGCGACCCGGCCCCGACCTCACCCGCGGCCCAGGTGTTCCTGCGCCTCGCACTCGCCCGTCTGCCCGGAGAGGGAACGCCCGGTCTGGAGTCGGTGCCCGGCGTGGCCGCGTCCGAGTAGCGGCGCCCAGCCCCTGCCGACGCCGTGAGCCGGTCCGGCGTGTTCAGCAGGCGGCGGTGACGGCGTCGGCACGCAGGGGCGCGGCTGTCTTCGTTTTGATCTCGTCGTACGTCACTCCTGGCGCCGTCTCCACGAGAGCGAGGCCGTCGGGGGTGACGTCGAGGACGCCGAGGTCAGTGATGATCCGGTGGACGCAGCGCTCGCCGGTCAACGGGAGTGTGCACTCCTCGACGATCTTCGGGATGCCGTCCTTCGCTGTGTGATCCATGAGGACGATGACCATGGGGTGGTCGTCGGCGAGCAGGTCGCCGAGCGAGCCCTCGGTGTCGATCATCCCGGGGCTGACACAGTTGGCGCGGATGCCGTGCGGGGCGCCTTCCGCTGCGAGTTGACGCGTCAGGGAGATCACCGCCCCCTTGGAGGCCGAGTGCGCGGTGCGCCGGTTGGTGAGGGAGCCGGTGAGGCCGGCCGTGGAACCGACGGTGAGGATGCAGCCGCGGCTCGCGACCAGGTGCGGCCAGGCAGTGTGTGCCGCCAGCCACACCGAGTCCAGCTCCGCGCGCATCGTGAACGTGAAGTCCTCGTACGGCTGGGTGTCGACGGCTCCGAAACGGACGGCGCCGGCGTTGGCGTAGAGGATGTCGATCCCGCCGAAGGCATCGACGGCCTCCTCGACCCACGCGCGGACGGAGTCCTCGTCCGTTACGTCCAGCAAGCCGGACGTCAGGGCAGTGCCGCCCGCCTCGCCCACAAGACGCTGCGTCTCCAGGGCGCCCTCGTGCAGCAGGTCGCCGACGACGATCGCGCCCTCGGCCGCGAACCGCAGCGCCGCCGCCCGGCCCTGACCACGGGCTGTGCCGGAGATCAGGGCCACCTTTCCTTCGAGCCGCCTCATTCGATCCCCTCCCGCAGGGCGTCGGAGATGGACTTGACCCCGCCGTGTGCAGTGAGACCGCCGTCCACGGGAATCTCGGCGCCCGGTGATGAAGGAGGCGTCGTCGGAGAGCAGGAACACCACCAGCGGGGTGATCTCGTCGACCGTGCCGGTGCGGCCGAGCGGGGTCTCGCGGATGTTGGCCTCACGGAAGGCGGGGGCGCGGAGGCCGTCATCTCGGTCTCGATGAAGCCGGGGTGGATCGTGTTCACACGGATGCCGCGCGGGCCCAGCTCTGAGCGAGTGCGCCCCGGGGACCGGGTACAGGGTGCCGTCCGCGACCCCGGAATCGGAGGGATCAGACCGGCGGGGCGACGACACGCCGCGGTCGACGTCGTTGAACGACTCCTTGGCGATCAACTCGTTCATCGCCTCCGCCGTGCCCCACTGGTCGGTGACCTCGGGCTGGGAGAAGTCGTAGATGTGCGGGTGCCAGGTGTCCTCGTCGAGGACCTCCAGCTCCGTCGTGTACTCCACCGTGTTGCCCTGCGGGTCCAGGAAGTACGTGAACGTGTTGTCCCCCGCCAGGTGCCGTCCCGGACCC
Encoded proteins:
- a CDS encoding MarR family winged helix-turn-helix transcriptional regulator: MADQTPPLGTAPEIPAALTAAPGYQVRRLYQAYLAVWAQEVDSVLTGPQFAVLQTVEANPGRDQRSMAAAVALDTSTMADVARRLENRGLLARRTAASDGRRKLLYLTDAGQEALREAKHRARTLDKLLLESFDEGERERFVATLQMLADRWEGLAEEA
- a CDS encoding LysR substrate-binding domain-containing protein, translating into MLGGEVDGRQGRGRDHRLRGTGVTDLGKLADERFLECGPDTGLRVQVDAAFDRARARRRGVCALRSAGDLAKLAFEGIGVTVVPRPVADAVVPADHADCVLRLDDPQALQPLALAHRDPAPTSPAAQVFLRLALARLPGEGTPGLESVPGVAASE
- a CDS encoding SDR family oxidoreductase yields the protein MRRLEGKVALISGTARGQGRAAALRFAAEGAIVVGDLLHEGALETQRLVGEAGGTALTSGLLDVTDEDSVRAWVEEAVDAFGGIDILYANAGAVRFGAVDTQPYEDFTFTMRAELDSVWLAAHTAWPHLVASRGCILTVGSTAGLTGSLTNRRTAHSASKGAVISLTRQLAAEGAPHGIRANCVSPGMIDTEGSLGDLLADDHPMVIVLMDHTAKDGIPKIVEECTLPLTGERCVHRIITDLGVLDVTPDGLALVETAPGVTYDEIKTKTAAPLRADAVTAAC